A window of the Planctomycetaceae bacterium genome harbors these coding sequences:
- a CDS encoding DUF190 domain-containing protein — MKLPSESELLRIFIGEADRFDGKPLYEAIVNLARKNNMAGATVLRGLMGFGADSRMHSAKILRLSEDLPIVIEIVDAPEKIESFLPYLDDMIKEGMVTLETIKVIAYRYNTKDGK, encoded by the coding sequence ATGAAATTACCATCCGAATCGGAGTTGTTGAGGATTTTTATTGGAGAAGCGGACAGATTTGATGGAAAGCCGCTTTATGAGGCAATAGTTAATCTTGCCAGAAAAAATAATATGGCCGGCGCTACTGTACTTCGCGGGCTGATGGGCTTTGGTGCAGACAGCCGCATGCATTCAGCGAAAATTTTAAGGCTTTCAGAAGATTTGCCCATCGTTATTGAAATTGTCGATGCTCCGGAAAAAATCGAATCGTTTTTGCCATATCTGGACGATATGATTAAGGAAGGAATGGTTACGTTGGAAACAATTAAGGTAATCGCATACAGATATAATACAAAAGATGGAAAATAA
- a CDS encoding cytochrome c biogenesis protein CcdA, translating into MQELFTQLTNAVESTALIALAASFIWGILSILLSPCHLASIPLIVGFIDEQGKISTKRAFWISFLFAVGILITIGIVGAVTAAAGRMMGNVGRYGNYFVAAIFFFVGLHLLDVIPMPFSGPGRIGMKQKGLLAALILGLVFGIALGPCTFAYMAPMLAVTFKVASTNIAYGIMLLVAYGLGHCSVIVLAGTFTEVVQRYMNWNEKSKGAVILKKICGILVLAGGLYMIYTAA; encoded by the coding sequence ATGCAGGAGCTTTTTACACAACTGACAAACGCGGTTGAAAGCACAGCACTTATTGCTCTGGCCGCTTCATTTATCTGGGGTATTTTGAGCATTTTGTTGAGTCCCTGTCATCTTGCGAGCATTCCGCTGATTGTTGGCTTTATTGATGAGCAGGGCAAAATTTCAACCAAACGTGCGTTCTGGATTTCGTTTCTTTTCGCTGTCGGGATACTGATAACGATTGGAATTGTCGGTGCTGTTACCGCCGCTGCCGGACGAATGATGGGTAATGTCGGAAGGTACGGCAATTATTTTGTCGCTGCGATATTTTTTTTCGTCGGGCTTCATCTGCTTGATGTAATTCCAATGCCGTTTTCCGGCCCGGGGCGAATCGGTATGAAACAAAAAGGATTATTGGCTGCGCTGATTTTAGGCCTTGTTTTTGGTATCGCTCTGGGTCCCTGTACTTTCGCTTATATGGCGCCGATGTTGGCAGTTACATTTAAAGTAGCATCTACAAACATTGCGTATGGTATTATGCTTTTGGTTGCTTATGGTCTTGGCCATTGTTCAGTTATTGTATTGGCCGGAACATTTACGGAAGTTGTCCAGCGATATATGAACTGGAACGAAAAGTCAAAAGGGGCGGTAATTCTCAAAAAAATTTGCGGCATACTTGTACTTGCAGGCGGCCTGTATATGATTTATACTGCTGCTTAG
- the crcB gene encoding fluoride efflux transporter CrcB: protein MLQKFIYLALAGAAGTLARYWLSGLVQKNISVGFPFGTAAVNVIGCLVFGLLWALLENRLSISGQMRIIIFVGFFGAFTTFSSFMFETAQLLDESQWFWAAGNIVLQNTLGMIGMIAGLAIGKYI from the coding sequence ATGCTTCAAAAATTCATTTATCTTGCACTTGCCGGGGCGGCCGGTACGCTGGCACGTTACTGGCTTAGCGGCCTTGTTCAGAAAAACATTTCGGTTGGATTCCCTTTTGGAACCGCTGCTGTAAATGTAATTGGTTGTCTGGTTTTTGGTCTGCTTTGGGCACTTTTAGAAAACAGGCTTTCCATTAGCGGCCAGATGCGAATAATTATTTTCGTCGGTTTTTTCGGGGCATTTACAACCTTCTCTTCATTTATGTTTGAGACTGCGCAGTTGCTTGATGAATCGCAGTGGTTCTGGGCTGCCGGAAACATAGTTCTGCAAAATACTCTTGGAATGATTGGTATGATAGCCGGTTTAGCCATCGGTAAATATATTTAA
- a CDS encoding thioredoxin family protein — MMKNLWKLIVVVILAAAVIAVVVLKNKEKQSEPVSIVGTNQQPVAEPNQSVIPESNQPAVAVKLPKLIDLGADKCIPCKMMKPVLDELTVEYKGKLDVIFYDVWKAPAYGEKYHIEIIPTQIFFDPNEKELFRHQGFFSKEEILAKWKELGFEIK, encoded by the coding sequence ATGATGAAGAATTTGTGGAAATTAATTGTTGTAGTTATTCTCGCCGCCGCTGTTATCGCTGTTGTTGTGCTGAAGAATAAAGAAAAGCAGTCGGAACCTGTTTCGATTGTTGGTACTAATCAGCAGCCTGTTGCAGAACCTAATCAGTCTGTGATTCCGGAATCAAATCAGCCTGCTGTTGCTGTGAAGCTGCCGAAACTTATCGACCTCGGTGCGGATAAATGTATTCCATGTAAAATGATGAAACCCGTACTTGATGAGTTGACAGTTGAATACAAGGGCAAACTGGATGTGATTTTTTATGATGTCTGGAAAGCTCCCGCTTATGGCGAAAAATACCACATCGAAATAATCCCGACGCAAATTTTCTTCGACCCGAATGAAAAAGAACTTTTCCGTCATCAGGGTTTCTTCTCGAAAGAAGAAATTTTAGCCAAGTGGAAAGAATTAGGCTTTGAAATAAAATAA
- a CDS encoding thioredoxin family protein translates to MKKIQILGTGCPKCKKLAECAEQAAKEMAIEYELEKVTQIKDIMKFGVMTTPALVVDGKVKVTGNVPTVEQIKEMLK, encoded by the coding sequence ATGAAAAAAATTCAAATACTTGGAACGGGTTGTCCGAAGTGCAAAAAACTTGCTGAATGTGCTGAACAAGCGGCAAAAGAAATGGCTATTGAATACGAACTTGAGAAAGTAACACAGATTAAAGACATAATGAAGTTTGGCGTTATGACAACGCCTGCTCTTGTTGTTGACGGCAAAGTAAAAGTCACTGGCAACGTCCCGACAGTCGAACAAATAAAGGAGATGCTAAAATGA
- a CDS encoding thioredoxin fold domain-containing protein — translation MKKLIRIAAIVIIGLSSVISTAEPNAIMVSDKYPDLALGCLTYAKLAELPAGILVKSDDLTISTSDIAKEIEKNPKEMQEQLKKNEFFLAEQIATLKILTVVAKKYAADSNTDVKNKADKEIIQAYFDNVVKSVSVTDAEVNQFYQENKDACGGATLDAMKEQIKQYVLGQKQQLVVTEHIKTLGKKQTIEVSSSWVGAQAASIKDNPVDKARASGNPSVVDFGATGCRPCDMMTPVLANLKEKYAGKANILFVHVKEEEVLASRYGIQSIPVQVFFDKDGKEVFRHTGFYPQVDIEKKLTEMGVKL, via the coding sequence ATGAAAAAACTAATCAGAATTGCAGCAATCGTAATTATAGGTTTATCTTCGGTTATTTCAACGGCCGAACCTAACGCAATTATGGTAAGTGATAAATATCCAGACCTTGCGTTGGGATGTTTAACTTACGCCAAACTTGCTGAACTTCCAGCGGGGATACTTGTGAAATCCGATGATTTGACTATAAGTACTTCAGATATAGCCAAAGAGATTGAAAAAAATCCTAAAGAGATGCAAGAGCAGCTTAAAAAGAATGAATTCTTTTTAGCTGAGCAAATCGCCACTCTGAAAATTTTGACGGTGGTTGCCAAAAAGTATGCCGCTGACAGCAACACAGATGTAAAAAATAAGGCAGATAAAGAAATTATTCAGGCGTATTTTGACAATGTTGTAAAATCTGTCAGTGTGACCGATGCCGAAGTAAATCAATTTTACCAGGAAAACAAAGATGCCTGCGGCGGGGCAACTTTGGATGCGATGAAGGAGCAGATAAAACAATATGTTCTCGGCCAAAAACAGCAATTAGTTGTCACGGAGCATATAAAAACTCTTGGGAAGAAGCAAACCATAGAAGTTTCTTCGAGTTGGGTCGGTGCGCAGGCTGCGAGTATAAAAGATAATCCAGTCGATAAAGCCCGCGCCAGCGGAAACCCATCTGTTGTCGATTTTGGTGCAACAGGATGTCGTCCATGTGATATGATGACGCCGGTTCTGGCAAATCTCAAAGAAAAATACGCCGGCAAAGCCAACATCCTTTTTGTGCACGTTAAAGAAGAGGAAGTCCTTGCCAGCCGTTATGGTATTCAGAGTATTCCGGTACAGGTGTTTTTCGATAAAGACGGAAAAGAAGTTTTCAGACACACTGGTTTTTATCCCCAGGTTGACATAGAAAAGAAACTAACCGAAATGGGAGTCAAATTATAA